In the Acropora muricata isolate sample 2 chromosome 10, ASM3666990v1, whole genome shotgun sequence genome, one interval contains:
- the LOC136930469 gene encoding uncharacterized protein codes for MSKESLLRIYPGCFKEIGALPGTYKIPTREDAVPCKEALRSVQESQRELLRKELQRMQDIVIIENVNGPTDRGSSIVIVGKPNGDIRICQDRKRLAIIREHHYTRKLEDALPQLSNAKVFSKLDARSGYWNISCFSTSRHTWMHMCELIIKMVSGVIVYVIHNSLTP; via the coding sequence ATGTCGAAAGAATCTCTTTTGAGGATATACCCTGGATGCTTCAAGGAGATTGGTGCACTTCCGGGAACCTACAAGATACCCACACGGGAGGATGCAGTCCCTTGCAAAGAAGCTCTAAGATCCGTACAAGAAAGCCAGCGTGAACTTCTCCGCAAGGAGCTTCAACGCATGCAAGACATAGTAATCATAGAAAACGTCAACGGGCCCACGGACAGGGGCAGCAGCATTGTAATAGTTGGCAAGCCTAACGGTGACATCAGAATCTGCCAAGACCGTAAGAGACTTGCAATCATACGCGAACATCACTACACCCGGAAACTTGAAGACGCGCTACCTCAACTGAGTAACGCCAAAGTGTTCAGTAAACTGGACGCTAGATCCGGATACTGGAACATATCATGTTTCAGCACTTCACGACACACTTGGATGCACATGTGTGAGTTGATCATCAAAATGGTTTCAGGAGTAATCGTTTATGTGATACACAACTCATTAACACCATAG
- the LOC136930881 gene encoding paired box protein Pax-3-like, with the protein MEDSFGSSSSAGPGRLNQLGRTYINGKPLPREVRHKIITLAIQGFRPCDISRRLRITHGCISKLLSKYRKTGSIQPGGEGVGRPRVITAQVAQRIRHYSQQQPGLYSWEIRDRLVQDDICNRESVPSLSSINRLLRKNNGSGELSSSSTGADSRDQPANSSTYTIANILNLPSSVAQSSSSALSSAASCSHRKEKGIGDQRVQTENVLEFEDSSDQQSSSEMFSPQQTQKRERFKYSEKQLKDLDAAFVANQYPCAAERDQLAAKIGVTESKIQVWFSNRRVKCKSRGRHAIHKTNTCLTEPELMQCTCQRRNSDPLNLQVSPPTIIPGPSKIFFPQNLS; encoded by the exons aTGGAGGATTCGTTCGGCTCTTCTTCCTCTGCAG GACCAGGTCGCTTAAATCAACTCGGGCGTACTTACATCAATGGAAAGCCATTACCGAGAGAAGTTCGGCACAAAATCATCACGTTGGCCATTCAAGGATTTCGCCCCTGCGACATAAGTCGTCGTTTACGAATAACTCATGGCTGTATAAGTAAGTTGTTGTCCAAGTATAGGAAAACAGGTTCAATTCAACCAGGTGGGGAAGGCGTGGGCAGACCAAGAGTCATCACAGCTCAAGTAGCTCAAAGAATCCGGCACTACTCGCAACAACAACCAGGGTTGTACTCGTGGGAGATCCGAGATCGTCTCGTGCAAGACGATATTTGCAACAGAGAAAGCGTTCCTTCCCTGAGTTCAATTAACCGTTTGTTGAGGAAAAACAATGGATCAGGAGAATTATCATCTTCTTCAACGGGAGCAGACTCCAGAGACCAGCCAGCAAACAGTAGCACGTATACAATTGCAAATATTTTGAACCTTCCATCAAGTGTTGCACAATCGTCTTCCTCTGCCTTGTCATCGGCAGCAAGTTGTTCacatagaaaagaaaaaggcaTCGGTGATCAACGTGTGCAAACAG AGAATGTTCTAGAGTTTGAAGACTCGTCTGATCAGCAGTCCTCAAGTGAAATGTTCTCCCCGCAGCAAACTCAGAAACGAGAACGCTTCAAATACAGTGAGAAGCAATTGAAAGACCTTGATGCAGCATTTGTTGCTAATCAGTACCCTTGTGCTGCAGAAAGAGATCAGCTGGCAGCAAAAATTGGAGTCACGGAATCGAAAATACAG GTCTGGTTTTCAAACAGAAGAGTAAAATGCAAAAGTCGCGGGAGGCATGCCATTCATAAAACAAATACTTGTCTGACAGAGCCGGAATTGATGCAGTGTACATGTCAGCGCCGAAACTCTGATCCACTGAATCTGCAAGTATCACCGCCTACTATAATACCTGGGCCTTCTAAAATATTCTTCCCCCAAAACCTCTCGTGA